One stretch of Scophthalmus maximus strain ysfricsl-2021 chromosome 12, ASM2237912v1, whole genome shotgun sequence DNA includes these proteins:
- the si:ch73-335l21.1 gene encoding insulin receptor substrate 1-B: MEGQAGELQSCEDVRRSGYLRKQKSMHRRYFVLRAASERGPARLEYYESEKKFRGKAPVPKKALALETCFNINKRADAKNRHMIVLYTRAESFAIAADNEADQDEWYQAMVELQCKSKNLTDSGAAGDYGIPNPGPAFKEVWQVKVWPKGLGQAKNLVGIYRLCLTDKTVNFVKLNSDAAAVVLQLMNVRRCGHSENFFFVEVGRSAVTGPGEFWMQVDDSVVAQNMHETLLEAMKALSEEFRQRSKSQSNSGPGGGATASNPISVPSRRHHPNPPPSQVGFNRRPRTEPPGGANSGAGGNSANASPTPRDIFPRSRTASDGGKCEDGMNMTTPLQGPGSSPSTNGSCSTTPILRSKSARSVPTTAAKTPLGLMRSISTPAPSPAQSLSSSSGHGSDFGGVPSSGIGPGCGTYSHVPSHRASVSGSPSDYGSSDEYGSSPGDHTLLPSPSLPGSSVSSVSSQSLCEEGANYILMGQRSGGGGSGTSNQGSLTSSSLPAPGTPACGSQPHTRRVLRRSSSRECEAERKLLSKRASLPPMTLERLAPHQHRAEEPADEDSADYAIMSRSTSRESFASSSSTQREIVMGVGSAGAGGYLDVVGEFKSEESGGAVGSVDLGVDNGYMSMLPGVTQPPASLSQSLAVAVPDSDSKPADDYMAMTPNNSVSPPQQIQPPPASDGYMIMSPNSSCSPDQRGGLAGGAWMGSGSADSRAGSDYMNMSPISARSVNGSPPPPEHTSHMETSSQQPTPKMVYSYYSLPRSYKHNPSAGHFDDGPGRGRRPNGSCSRGMSGGRTMGGRQEQAAAGNSVVGRHLSLSSSSYSSSSASSESLGESEERATQAVSTMAGGPQSKDGSKLQQRRGSGGLSKQGSHSRSRPVSLFVDVSKANTLPRVRENPLPPEPKSPGEYVSIEFKGEKCSQTGVVGGRGRGLRHGLSLPHCSSSQNPQHRPTSCLGNFVTLSHSPSAPITPPAASEYVNMDLGPSPSPSPLSLTTLVFPSFHTPPTPPTLAHAPKACDEGITGPREEGVEVAEAPLRKSRDSAPSVAESESPTSCGDYTEMAFSLNSNNVPRSSSSISPKAPSPTRTDPSVPVLSRGLDFPLAKPGLNPDHGAKVIRADPQGRRRHCSETFLASPSLPTSTSTSSSSTASLFPEHTQAVARRLGFESMLWGNGAVTDSPTQCPLAGQQSLPTNTQTSSTEQGLNYIDLDLVNKESPHLGLDGPSGSQAPSRLFSVLGGGSGIGGVGAAVGSSSSSSLNTYASIDFYKSEELRTHQNGNKEGTEC, encoded by the exons GTAAGAACCTCACTGACAGTGGCGCTGCGGGGGACTATGGCATACCTAATCCTGGGCCTGCGTTCAAAGAGGTGTGGCAAGTGAAGGTGTGGCCCAAAGGCTTGGGTCAAGCCAAAAACCTTGTGGGCATCTACCGCCTTTGTCTGACTGACAAGACAGTCAACTTCGTCAAGCTCAactctgatgctgctgctgtggtgctgcagctgatgaatgTCCGCCGCTGTGGCCATTCAGAAAACTTCTTCTTTGTTGAGGTTGGACGCTCTGCCGTGACAGGCCCGGGCGAGTTCTGGATGCAG GTGGATGATTCAGTGGTGGCCCAGAACATGCATGAAACCTTGCTAGAGGCAATGAAGGCATTGAGCGAGGAGTTTCGCCAACGCAGCAAATCTCAGTCTAACTCCGGCCCTGGAGGGGGTGCTACTGCTTCTAACCCTATCAGTGTTCCGTCACGCCGCCACCACCCAAACCCTCCTCCCAGCCAGGTGGGCTTCAACCGCCGTCCCCGAACTGAGCCTCCTGGAGGCGCAAACAGTGGAGCAGGAGGCAACAGTGCCAACGCTTCTCCAACCCCACGGGATATCTTCCCGAGGTCTCGCACTGCCAGTGATGGAGGGAAATGTGAGGATGGGATGAACATGACCACACCGCTCCAAGGTCCGGGCTCCAGCCCCTCCACCAACGGCTCCTGTTCTACCACCCCAATCCTCAGGTCGAAGTCAGCTCGTTCAGTCCCAACCACAGCTGCTAAAACCCCTCTTGGGCTGATGCGCTCCATCTCCACCCCAGCACCCTCCCCAGCCCAAAGCCTCTCATCTAGCTCTGGGCATGGCTCTGACTTTGGAGGTGTACCATCTTCTGGTATTGGTCCAGGGTGTGGTACCTACAGTCATGTTCCCTCCCATCGTGCCTCTGTCTCAGGCTCCCCCAGTGACTACGGCTCCTCAGATGAGTACGGGTCTAGTCCAGGGGATCAcactctccttccctccccaaGCCTCCCCGGAAGCTCTGTTAGTAGCGTCAGCAGCCAATCTCTTTGCGAGGAGGGAGCTAACTACATCCTGATGGGCCAACGTAGTGGTGGGGGTGGCAGTGGCACCAGTAATCAAGGGAGCTTGACATCCAGTTCACTGCCAGCACCAGGAACACCAGCCTGTGGCTCCCAACCCCATACCAGGAGAGTGTTACGTCGGTCCTCCAGTCGTGAATGTGAAGCTGAACGAAAGCTGCTGAGCAAGCGGGCTTCATTACCTCCTATGACCCTGGAGAGGCTGGCTCCACATCAGCATAGAGCTGAGGAACCAGCAGATGAAGATTCAGCAGATTATGCCATCATGTCAAGGAGCACAAGCCGCGAGTCCTtcgcttcctcctcttccacacagAGGGAAATTGTCATGGGTGTTGGCTCAGCAGGGGCAGGAGGATACTTGGATGTGGTGGGAGAGTTCAAAAGTGAAGAGAGTGGAGGAGCAGTTGGTAGTGTAGATTTAGGTGTTGACAATGGGTATATGTCCATGCTGCCTGGCGTCACTCAGCCTCCAGCATCCCTATCCCAGTCCTTGGCTGTTGCTGTCCCAGACTCAGATTCAAAACCTGCTGACGATTACATGGCCATGACCCCTAATAACAGCGTGTCCCCTCCACAGCAAATCCAGCCTCCACCAGCTTCTGATGGCTATATGATAATGTCCCCCAATAGCAGCTGCTCCCCTGACCAGCGTGGAGGTCTCGCTGGAGGGGCTTGGATGGGCAGTGGCAGTGCAGACAGCAGGGCAGGCAGTGACTATATGAACATGTCGCCAATCAGTGCACGCTCTGTAAATGGCAGTCCCCCGCCTCCTGAACACACCAGTCATATGGAGACCAGCTCTCAACAGCCAACCCCCAAGATGGTGTATTCGTACTATTCCCTTCCCCGGTCATACAAACATAATCCTTCTGCCGGACACTTTGACGATGGGCCTGGACGAGGCAGAAGGCCCAATGGGAGTTGTAGTAGGGGAATGAGTGGAGGTAGGACAATGGGAGGGCGTCAGGagcaagcagcagcaggcaaCTCAGTGGTCGGACGCCACCTGTCACTGTCCTCTTCCTCATACTCCTCCAGCTCAGCCAGCAGTGAGAGCCTTGGTGAGAGCGAGGAGCGAGCTACCCAGGCAGTGAGCACCATGGCTGGGGGACCTCAGTCCAAAGATGGGAGTAAGCTCCAGCAGAGACGGGGCTCTGGCGGGTTGTCCAAGCAGGGTAGTCATAGTAGAAGCAGACCAGTGAGCCTGTTTGTTGACGTATCCAAGGCTAATACCCTTCCTAGAGTCCGTGAGAACCCCCTGCCTCCCGAACCTAAAAGCCCTGGGGAGTATGTAAGCATTGAGTTTAAGGGGGAGAAGTGCAGCCAGACTGGGGTTGTAGGGGGGCGTGGCAGGGGTCTCCGGCATGGCTTATCACTGCCTCATTGCTCAAGCAGCCAGAATCCTCAACACAGGCCAACTTCTTGCCTAGGTAACTTTGTCACCCTCTCCCATAGCCCCTCTGCTCCCATCACTCCCCCAGCTGCCTCTGAATATGTCAACATGGACCTGGGCCCTTCTCCGTCCCCTTCACCCCTCTCCCTTACCACACTAGTTTTCCCATCTTTTCACACACCTCCCACGCCTCCAACTCTTGCTCATGCGCCAAAAGCTTGTGATGAGGGTATTACTGGCCCCCGGGAAGAGGGGGTGGAAGTGGCTGAAGCCCCACTTAGGAAAAGCAGAGACAGTGCTCCATCTGTGGCTGAGTCTGAGTCCCCTACGTCATGTGGAGACTACACAGAGATGGCCTTCAGCTTGAATAGCAACAACGTCCCTAGGTCATCATCCAGTATCTCGCCCAAAGCCCCTTCCCCCACCAGGACTGATCCTTCTGTTCCAGTATTGTCACGGGGTCTAGACTTCCCCCTTGCGAAACCCGGACTCAATCCAGACCACGGGGCAAAAGTTATCCGAGCCGACCCCCAAGGACGCAGACGACATTGCTCAGAAACCTTCCTTGCCTCGCCTTCCCTCCCCACCTCTACCTCCACTTCATCTTCGTCCACTGCCTCCCTATTTCCAGAACACACCCAAGCCGTGGCCCGTCGGCTAGGCTTTGAAAGTATGCTGTGGGGGAATGGTGCAGTGACTGATAGCCCCACTCAGTGCCCCCTCGCTGGACAACAGTCTCTTCCCACAAACACTCAAACTTCATCCACAGAGCAAGGTCTTAACTATATTGACTTGGACTTGGTCAACAAAGAGAGCCCCCATTTGGGCCTGGATGGACCCTCAGGTAGCCAGGCCCCTTCTCGCCTCTTCTCTGTGCTGGGTGGAGGTTCTGGGATTGGGGGGGTGGGCGCAGCagttggcagcagcagcagttccagCCTCAACACTTACGCCAGCATTGACTTCTACAAATCAGAGGAGCTGCGGACACATCAGAACGGAAACAAGGAGGGAACAG AGTGTTGA